A genome region from Natranaeroarchaeum sulfidigenes includes the following:
- a CDS encoding metallophosphoesterase yields MLVGVISDTHDNVSAVNRAVSVFEKRGVETVIHCGDVIAPPVVPHFDGLEVHAVLGNNDGELDGLESAFRQLGNGSKLHGRFTELEFDGMTFAVLHGESLDDIEAHAASGEYEYVCYGHHHVAEEREVDGTTVLNPGAHFPTVPDEHRSIAIVDTESDDVEFVAVEE; encoded by the coding sequence ATGCTTGTAGGCGTCATCTCGGACACGCACGACAACGTATCGGCTGTAAACCGCGCGGTATCGGTCTTCGAGAAACGAGGTGTCGAGACGGTCATCCACTGTGGCGACGTGATCGCACCACCCGTCGTTCCCCATTTCGATGGGCTGGAAGTCCACGCCGTTCTCGGGAACAACGACGGCGAGCTCGACGGCCTGGAGTCCGCTTTCCGTCAGCTCGGGAACGGAAGCAAACTCCACGGGCGGTTCACCGAACTGGAGTTCGACGGGATGACGTTCGCCGTGCTTCACGGTGAGAGCTTGGACGACATCGAGGCGCATGCTGCGTCGGGCGAGTACGAGTACGTCTGTTACGGCCACCACCACGTCGCCGAGGAACGCGAGGTCGACGGGACCACGGTGCTGAACCCGGGTGCTCACTTCCCCACGGTGCCGGACGAACACCGCAGTATCGCGATCGTCGACACCGAGAGCGACGACGTCGAGTTCGTCGCCGTCGAGGAGTGA
- a CDS encoding 5-formyltetrahydrofolate cyclo-ligase, whose translation MDKQDLRECIWDELEESGDARFPFPPHGRIPNFAGADEAAQRLSERPEWSAAETIKINPDSPQRPVRQRALEAGKTLYMAVPRLRDADCFLRLDPDEIDDYHRATTIAGSSELGIQIGPDAVESVDLIVSGSVVVNEAGARIGKGEGYSDLEYALLDALGLVDDTTPVVTTVHELQVVDEAVAVDEHDVPLDLIVTPERAIETNTSYDRSDGIDWSALDDDRIEEMPVLQELRDG comes from the coding sequence ATGGACAAACAGGACCTCCGCGAGTGCATCTGGGACGAGCTAGAGGAGAGTGGCGACGCGCGGTTCCCATTTCCGCCACATGGCCGGATTCCCAATTTCGCGGGCGCTGACGAGGCCGCACAGCGGCTCTCTGAGCGACCCGAGTGGAGCGCCGCCGAAACCATCAAAATCAATCCCGACTCGCCTCAGCGTCCGGTCCGACAGCGAGCACTCGAAGCTGGGAAGACGCTGTACATGGCGGTCCCGCGGCTCCGCGACGCCGACTGTTTTCTCCGACTCGATCCGGACGAGATCGACGACTACCATCGGGCGACGACGATCGCCGGATCGAGCGAACTCGGCATCCAGATCGGTCCCGACGCAGTCGAGTCGGTCGACCTGATCGTCTCCGGGAGCGTCGTCGTCAACGAAGCAGGGGCACGGATCGGCAAAGGTGAGGGATACAGCGACCTGGAGTACGCACTACTGGATGCGCTCGGGCTCGTCGACGACACGACGCCGGTCGTTACGACCGTCCACGAGTTACAGGTCGTCGACGAGGCGGTTGCGGTCGACGAACACGACGTCCCACTCGATCTAATCGTGACGCCGGAACGAGCTATCGAAACGAACACGAGCTACGATCGATCGGACGGGATCGACTGGTCGGCGCTCGACGACGACCGGATCGAAGAGATGCCGGTCCTGCAGGAGCTCCGGGACGGCTAG